Part of the Gadus macrocephalus chromosome 22, ASM3116895v1 genome, GCTCTTGCTTAAGCTGGGGAAtttagatgatgatgatgatgtttggACATTTTTAAGCTAGTCAGTAATAGGAAGGGTTTGTGTCCACATGAAACGTATTCAGCTTGCAGGTTGGGGCCAAATTTTGTCATTTTTATTAATAAAGGTAATCGAATTTAAAGGGATACTAATCATTTATTATTAACAATATTTCTCTTTGCTTGGTTTAAGAATATGTTGAAATTCTTGATTTGATAGAAATGTTTACTCTGGAttttaataaacataaaaatcAATAATGGTGTGGGTGGTCTTTTTATTCAAACCATGGAGTTATTATTTGAAAGCACAAATAAGCTATGttacattttataatttttaGTTAAATGTAATTACATAATTGATTAGAGTTAACAAGATTagcaaaataaattataaaataacCAAAGTTCTGTGGTTTTGTTGAACAGTGAAGGTTATTGCAACTTGGATAGCAATGTGATGCTAGCTGGATGATGTATTTAACCATAGGTTGGTCTCCTGGCCCCGAGAGAGACTCCCAGAGGCGGCGCTGTCCCGTTGCAGTACTCAGGGTCGGCCAGAGGCGGCGCTGACCTAGTGCAGTAGCCATGGTCGGCCAGAGGCGGCGTTGTCCCTGTATTCCTTTTGGATTCCAACGACATTCTCGATTGTTTTTCAACTTGACTTTATAAGTTCGAATGGTAAAGTACTCTAGTTGTAATAATATCATAGACAATGGAATTAAGTGAAAATCTTGGATTAGAgactaataataaaaaatatggtATTTGGTAAATAAGAATGCGTTGGTACTCTTATTCTGAAGAGAACATAGAGTCAACCGGAAGTCGCTTGGCGTAGTTTACTAACTCCGTGGGTAAAACGGCCATGGTCGCTGCTCGTCTGGCCCTGCAGCTCTGCTCTCTATCCGCTTCCCCGACCCACTGAACACGAGTTGCCGGGCTGAGGAGTCGCTGAGCGGGGAGCCGGCGGCCAGGCGACGCGCGTTTCCCGGTAGTTCGCGCGGGCCGACGCCCGGCCTCGCCGTGCGGGGACGCGCTGAAGGCGGAAGACTGCGCATCAGCAGCAGCGGGATGCTACACGGCTACCGTGGCTAGCCCGCCGCAGACCTGCTGCGAGTTGCCCGGAGGGACCGCCGTCTGAGCAGCGAGGGAGCTCCGCGGTCCTCTGGTGGCTGAGGGGAGCGGCAGAGGAGCTCTGAGCCCGCAGGGAGACACGTCCACGGAAGGTACCGTTAGCTGTTCACCACCAGCCGGATTGAAGTTAGGTGTCCGGGGTGGTGGGCACTGTTGGTGGGGGACCGTTAGTGTGGGGACTGTTATTGGGACGGTTAGTGTGGGGAATGTTAGTGGGGACTGTTGTGGGGGACTAGTGGGTCCAAGAGGGGGTTCAAGACCGGTCCCAGAAATGCTTTTAGCAGTCAGCGTTGCTTAGGAACCAGTGTTGCTATGGTAATAACGTTGCATGCGTCTTTACCTTTTAACTTTATTCTTCTTAATTTGACCGTCCTCGATAAAAGCGAATGTTTGCCgtaaaaaaaatgattttttttatcagtTAGTTTCAAAGTAGGTTTACTTTATTGACGTttgagatagcgaaccaatcaaacgCGCCACCTCAgcaggttcacgtgtagcatatactattATTATGGTATGGATTACATTTTAACCACCCGGTGGCTCCTCCCACAGACCGTTACCACCATGGCGAGCAGGAGGAAGTCGACCACGCCCTGCATGCGCGCTCCGCAGGAGGTGGTGGCAGAGGACTCTGACCAGGAgatgcagggggaggaggaggagcttgggggagaggaggaggaggaggagctggaggaggagctggggggcgGCGAGGTGATGGAGCCCGACCTGGACCCGGCGGAGGGCGGGTTCGAGTGCAAGTACTGCCCCTTCCGGACGTCGGAGGTGAAGCAGTTCACCCAGCACGTGGACCAGCAGCACCCCCAGGTCGTGCTGAACGCCTCCTACGTCTGCCTGGACTGTGACTTCCACACCAAGAGGTACGCTCTGTCCCTCGACACTCAGTCCTTGAACACCAAGAGGTACGCTCTGTCCCACGACACTCAGTCCTTGAACACCAAGAGGTACGCTCTGTCCCACGACACTCAGTCCTTCCACACCAAGAGGTACGCTCTGTCCCACGACACTCAGTCCTTCCACACCAAGAGGTACGCTCTGTCCCACAACACTCCCCATCCCTGAACCTGAGTATCGGCCGACTGGCATCGTGACTACTTGCAGCAGTagttcttattgaagggttctcttacgaaGAACGCATTTTCAGAACTAGATCGTTTACCTTTTATAatgtataattataataagacatttgtattcttgtagtTAAGCGAGAGCATTCATGTTTTTCCGACTTGGTAGCTCGATCGCACGTAGGTCGGAGATGAAGCGTTTCAAATTCCGACTTCCCACCTCGGACCGTTAACGAACAGCATGACACCGTAGTGTTTGGTGACCTCTGTGTAGTAGGAGCTAGTATCGGTTTCGGATCGGAGCATAGACACGCGTACCCGTTGATACACGAGGACATTCTGATACTGGTATCGGAACAGCTAGAGGGTTGGGCTGCCCAGAGAGTTAGGCTGGTGATAGGCGGGGGCTAGGTGGGGCCAAGCTGGGGCTAAACTGTGTTTCCTGGGTCTGAGCTGGGTCAGAGCTGGGTCAGAGCTGGGTCAGAGCTGGGTCTGAGCTGGGTCAGAGCTGGGTCAGAGCTGGGTCAGAGCTGGGTCAGAGCTGGGTCAGAGCTGGGTCAGAGCTGGGTCAGAGCTGGGTCTAATTTTGGGCTAGGCTGTCTCCAGGTGCTgactctgcccccccctcccccctccaggtaCGACGCCCTCCTGGAGCACAACGTGCGGCAGCACCCCGGGGAGGAGCGCTTCAGGAGGAGCATGCTGCGCCGCCACAACCACACCGTGTTCCAGCAGAGCgccggggggctgggggcggggccggagggggaggggccggagGGGCACGGGGCGTGCCGCGGCAGCATCGCCCTCAGCAAGACGCCCATCATGCGGgcgcaccgccgccgccacacgCCCAAGAAGTTCCTGGCCGCCCGGCCGGCCGACGACGTCATCAAGGTGGAgagcgacgaggaggaggaggaagaggaggaggaggaggaggaggacagggagaaCATGGAGCCCCCGCGCctctccccggccccccctccgcccccgccgccgccccgcctGGTGACGGCCACGCCCCTGCAGCTGCAGCACGGGCTCGGCGGCGTGCTGCAGATCAAGGCGGGCGTGGGGGGCGGGGTGCTGCCCCCGGGGACCCTGGCCCAGGTGCTGTCCGCCCTGCAGAGCcagcagggcggcggcggcggcggggggcacAGCCAGCTGCTCATCCCCCTCAGCAGCATCCCCACCTACAACGCCAGCATGGACAACAACGTGCTGCTGCTCAGCGCCTACAACAGGTGAGCTACCGCCGCTAGGCTACCGCCGCCAGGCTACCTCCGCTAGGCTACCGCGGCCAGGCTACCGCGGCCAGGCTACCGCGGCCAGGCTACCGCGGCTAGACTACCGCGGCCAGGCTACCGCGGCCAGGCTACCGCGGCCAGGCTACCGCGGCCAGGCTACCGCGGCCAGGCTACCGCGGCCAGGCTATCGCGGCTAGGCTACCGTGGCTAGGCTACACAGGTAGGCCAGGCTACCGCGGCTAGGCTACACAGGTAGGCTAGGCTACCACGGCTAGGCTATGACTACTACACACCACACGcctggtcgtgtgtgtgtgtgtgtgtgtgttgatggccgtgtgtgtgtgtgtgtgtgtgtgtttcaggttcccctaccccagtgtgtgtgagatcgtGGGCCTGTCCTCCCAGACCCGGTTCAGCGAGGAGCAGATCAAGGTCTGGTTCTCCGCCCAGCGCCTCAAGCACGGAGTGAGCTGGACCCCCGAGGAGGTGAGCCCCCCGCTGGTTAGAGCACTGGTTAGTCCACTGGTTAGTCCACTGGTTAGACCAGGACCCCCGAGGAGGTGAGCCCCCCGCTGGTTAGACCGCTGGTTAGTCCACTGGTTAGACCGCTGGTTAGACCGCTGGTTAGAGCACTGGTTAGTCCACTGGTTAGACCGCTGGTTAGACCGCTGGTTAGAGCACTGGTTAGTCCACTGGTTAGACCGCTGGTTAGACCGCTGGTTAGACCAGGACCCCCGAGGAGGTGAGCCCCCCGCTGGTTAGACCGCTGGTTAGACCAGGACCCCCGAGGAGGTGAGCCCCCCGCTGGTTAGACCGCTGGTTAGAGCACTGGTTAGACCGCTGGTTAGACCAGGACCCCCGAGGAGGTGAGCCCCCCGCTGGTTAGAGCGATGGTTAGTCCACTTGTTAGACCAGGACCCCCGAGGAGGTGAGCCCCCCGCTGGTTAGACCGCTGGTTAGAGCACTGGTTAGACCGCTGGTTAGACTGCTGGTTAGTCCACTGGTTAGACCGCTGGTTAGACCAGGACCCCCGAGGAGGTGAGCCCCCCGCTGGTTAGACTGCTGGTTAGAGCACTGGTTAGACCGCTGGTTAGACCGCTGGTTAGAGCACTGGTTAGACCAGGACCCCCGAGGAGGTGAGCCCCCCGCTGGTTAGACCGCTGGTTAGTCCACTGGTTAGACCGCTGGTTAGACCACTGGTTAGACCACTGGTTAGAGCACTGGTTAGACCACGACTGAGAGCACTGGTTAGACCACTGGTTAGACTACTAGTTAGAGCACTGGTTAAACCACTAGTTAGACCAGGACCCTGAGGAGGTGagccccagcccccaccccgcTGGTTAGGGCACTAGTTAGACCACTAGTTAGACCAGGACCCCTAAGGAGGTGAGCCCCGCCCGCTGGTCAGAGCACTAGTTAGACCACTAGTTAgtagggatgtgaataactcaaatttttcatggtcgaataatcggtgggtggtatgaacgaataatcttttattcgatgtgtgccgacattcacaaaggcagccatggatcatcggcaagaaatcactGAATCTTAAACGCAAAACAACAactacctgctaagtagttccagtcaaactGTCTGTTCAGCGCTCAAATAAatacggttatatgctatagacccgaCACTATCTGTGGCATAAAGGctgaatcgcgacggtctatactttaaACATAAAGAGTacgtatttataatttgaaattcgtcccagcctttataccacggaTACTaaagggtctatagcatataaccgcgttttctgattacagtttaatgttaCAGTAAGCTAACAACATTGCTAAtgaacaccgcaactgcaaattaaccagacagagataaccatggaaaccggtcaaacaaatttccTTATGACGATAATTCCGTGCGCACATCCGGCGTGTTGATAAACCAATAATCCCCCTATGAATGAATGGTCTTCATTTATATTCTACGGCACGTGGTCGTGCTACAGGCGGGAtgatgcccttcgaggtgtccagcATTGGTTCCGTCCGTTAAttcttgattatttgcattggAAAAAACGTtaacggtccaaatgttaaaTAAAATCGACTTTGACCCTCGGGCACGAATATTCTATTAATcgaatattctgacccatccctacTAGTTAGACCACTAGTTAGAACACTGGTTAGACCACTTGTTAGAGCCCTCGTTAGAGCACTGGTTAGAGCCCTCGTTAGAGCCCTCGTTAGACCGCTAGTTAGACCACTGGTTAGAGCACTGGTTAGAGCCCTCGTTAGACCGCTAGTTAGACCACTGGTTAGACCACTGGTTAGAGCGCTGGTTAGAGCCCTCGTTAGAGCACTAGTTCGACCACTGGTTAGAGCACTGGTTACACCACTGGTTAGAGCGCTTGTTAGAGCGCTTGTTAGAGCACTAGTTAGAGCCCTCGTTAGAGCGCTAGTTAGTGCACTGGTTAGAGCACTGGTTAGAGCCCTCGTTAGACCGCTAGTTAGACCACTGGTTAGAGCCCTCGTTAGTGCACTAGTTAGAGCACTAGTTAGAGCACTAGTTAGAGCACTGGTCAGAGCGCTGGTTAGAGGCGGTGCTGACCCCCTGCTCCTCGTCAGGTGGAGGAGGCGCGGAGGAAGAAGTTCAACGGCACGGTGCAGGGGGCGGGGCACCAGACCATCACGGTGATCCCGGCGGCCAATGGGCTGCAGTCGCTGTTCCAGACCTGCCAGCTGGTGGGGCCCCCCGGGCTGCTGCTCACCCAGGCCCCCATCACCCTCGCCGTGGCCCAGCAGCCCCCGGCCGCCGACGCCCCCGCCGAGCCCAAGAGGCAGGCCTCCccgccgggccccggggccgaccCCCTGGGGGCCAAGCCCAAGAAATCCAAGGAGCAGCTGGCGGAGCTGAAGGCCAGCTACGGCCGCCGGCAGTTCGCCACGGAGGCAGAGATCGCGCGGCTGATGCGCGTCACGGGCCTCACCAAGCGCGCCATCAAGAAGTGGTTCAGCGACACGCGCTACAACCAGCGCAACGCCAAGGAGCACCAGGGGGCGGTGCCGggcgaggccccgccccccgacgGCCCCCCCGGGGAGCCCGCGCCCGGCGAGGGCGGGGCGGGCGGCGGCGCCCGAGCGGACGcgccggcggcagcggcggctggCGGCGTCCCCGCGGTGACCATCGTCATCGACTCCAGCGACGACGCCAGCGACGGCTCGCCCGCCTCCGGCCCGGCGGCCAGCGACCCGCGCGTCAAGTTCCGCCACGCCTTCCCCGACTTCACGCCGCAGCGCTTCAAGGAGAAGACGGCGGAGCAGCGGCTGGCGCTGGAGGCCAGCTTCCTGACCTCGCGCACGCCGTCGGACGAGGAGCTGAGCCGCCTGCGGGCGCACACCAAGCTGACGCGGCGCGAGGTGGACGCCTGGTTCACGGAGCGCCGCAAGGCCCTGGAGCCTGACGCCGACCCCGAGGGGCCCCCGCCCggggccgcctcctcctccggccgggccacgcccccctccgCCCGGAAGGTGCTGAAGAAGACCCCGGAGCAGCTGCACATCCTGAAGACGGCGTTCGTGCGCTCGCAGTGGCCGACCACGGAGGACTACGACGCCATGGCGACGGAGAGCGGCCTGCCGCGGAGCTACATCGTCAACTGGTTCGGAGACACGCGCTACGCCTGGAAGAACAGCAACCTCAAGTGGTTCTACCTGTACCAGAGCGGAAAGGTAACGCACTACACCGATACACCTGGAGCAGGCTAGATACACCTGGAGCAGGCTAGATACACCTGGAGCAGGCTAGATACACCTGGAGCAGGCTAGATACACCTGGAGCAGGCTAGATACACCTGGAGCAGGCTAGATACACCTGG contains:
- the LOC132451369 gene encoding zinc fingers and homeoboxes protein 1-like isoform X2 — protein: MASRRKSTTPCMRAPQEVVAEDSDQEMQGEEEELGGEEEEEELEEELGGGEVMEPDLDPAEGGFECKYCPFRTSEVKQFTQHVDQQHPQVVLNASYVCLDCDFHTKRYDALLEHNVRQHPGEERFRRSMLRRHNHTVFQQSAGGLGAGPEGEGPEGHGACRGSIALSKTPIMRAHRRRHTPKKFLAARPADDVIKVESDEEEEEEEEEEEEDRENMEPPRLSPAPPPPPPPPRLVTATPLQLQHGLGGVLQIKAGVGGGVLPPGTLAQVLSALQSQQGGGGGGGHSQLLIPLSSIPTYNASMDNNVLLLSAYNRFPYPSVCEIVGLSSQTRFSEEQIKVWFSAQRLKHGVSWTPEEVEEARRKKFNGTVQGAGHQTITVIPAANGLQSLFQTCQLVGPPGLLLTQAPITLAVAQQPPAADAPAEPKRQASPPGPGADPLGAKPKKSKEQLAELKASYGRRQFATEAEIARLMRVTGLTKRAIKKWFSDTRYNQRNAKEHQGAVPGEAPPPDGPPGEPAPGEGGAGGGARADAPAAAAAGGVPAVTIVIDSSDDASDGSPASGPAASDPRVKFRHAFPDFTPQRFKEKTAEQRLALEASFLTSRTPSDEELSRLRAHTKLTRREVDAWFTERRKALEPDADPEGPPPGAASSSGRATPPSARKVLKKTPEQLHILKTAFVRSQWPTTEDYDAMATESGLPRSYIVNWFGDTRYAWKNSNLKWFYLYQSGKVEEALNGGPVKTQKKSRKRFRGWSRRTRRPYPCRRSPQPRPAPVKGEAVLRDHYLLYGGLEEQQLDELASRSALGYQAVRDWFAEAGRRAEQGLAPCSPAPETQPQGKDQDMEPGAQGEEEEEDEEEEEGEEEEEQEGGRGEEEEGMEEQQQQQEEEEGRGEKVEEKEAQRGEEQVEEEQDAAAPMGEDKGAAEPIGEKGAAEPIGEKGAAEPIEGEKGAAEPIEGEKGAAEPMEEEKGAAEPMEEEKGAAEPIEGEKGAAEPMEEEKGAEEPIEEPIEEEKGAEEPIEEEKGAAEPIEEEKGAGDSEAVSQSQPPEKQEET
- the LOC132451369 gene encoding zinc fingers and homeoboxes protein 1-like isoform X1 encodes the protein MASRRKSTTPCMRAPQEVVAEDSDQEMQGEEEELGGEEEEEELEEELGGGEVMEPDLDPAEGGFECKYCPFRTSEVKQFTQHVDQQHPQVVLNASYVCLDCDFHTKRYDALLEHNVRQHPGEERFRRSMLRRHNHTVFQQSAGGLGAGPEGEGPEGHGACRGSIALSKTPIMRAHRRRHTPKKFLAARPADDVIKVESDEEEEEEEEEEEEDRENMEPPRLSPAPPPPPPPPRLVTATPLQLQHGLGGVLQIKAGVGGGVLPPGTLAQVLSALQSQQGGGGGGGHSQLLIPLSSIPTYNASMDNNVLLLSAYNRFPYPSVCEIVGLSSQTRFSEEQIKVWFSAQRLKHGVSWTPEEVEEARRKKFNGTVQGAGHQTITVIPAANGLQSLFQTCQLVGPPGLLLTQAPITLAVAQQPPAADAPAEPKRQASPPGPGADPLGAKPKKSKEQLAELKASYGRRQFATEAEIARLMRVTGLTKRAIKKWFSDTRYNQRNAKEHQGAVPGEAPPPDGPPGEPAPGEGGAGGGARADAPAAAAAGGVPAVTIVIDSSDDASDGSPASGPAASDPRVKFRHAFPDFTPQRFKEKTAEQRLALEASFLTSRTPSDEELSRLRAHTKLTRREVDAWFTERRKALEPDADPEGPPPGAASSSGRATPPSARKVLKKTPEQLHILKTAFVRSQWPTTEDYDAMATESGLPRSYIVNWFGDTRYAWKNSNLKWFYLYQSGKVEEALNGGPVKTQKKSRKRFRGWSRRTRRPYPCRRSPQPRPAPVKQGEAVLRDHYLLYGGLEEQQLDELASRSALGYQAVRDWFAEAGRRAEQGLAPCSPAPETQPQGKDQDMEPGAQGEEEEEDEEEEEGEEEEEQEGGRGEEEEGMEEQQQQQEEEEGRGEKVEEKEAQRGEEQVEEEQDAAAPMGEDKGAAEPIGEKGAAEPIGEKGAAEPIEGEKGAAEPIEGEKGAAEPMEEEKGAAEPMEEEKGAAEPIEGEKGAAEPMEEEKGAEEPIEEPIEEEKGAEEPIEEEKGAAEPIEEEKGAGDSEAVSQSQPPEKQEET